A window of the Artemia franciscana chromosome 21, ASM3288406v1, whole genome shotgun sequence genome harbors these coding sequences:
- the LOC136041103 gene encoding zinc finger MYM-type protein 1-like translates to MSHEYQNDCIEVIGNEIKSSIVKEVREAKYSAVLAGETKVLSKKEQLAILVRYVHDLKIKERAIGCYHMPKVDAESLADFIYNEIKGTGLNWSKCVGQCYDEASVMKGHFSGVQAPLQEKAPQVVYTHCHSHRLNIVIGDCMQKIQRISSVFSVFQTVYSFVSNSNTRYHLFLKAQKTAKVPVLTLERTVVTRWSYWYRSVAKILGRNDCILAVLSVVQESSDREAAIEATSLKNQLESFPFISSFHFIHEVLALINPLSEQLQAADLVISEACTLISAKKKRTAKNA, encoded by the coding sequence ATGTCACACGAGTACCAAAACGACTGCATTGAGGTCATaggaaatgaaatcaaaagttctattgtGAAAGAAGttagagaagcaaaatattCTGCCGTTCTTGCTGGCGAGACAAAAGTCCTCTCGAAAAAAGAACAACTCGCAATCTTAGTGCGCTATGTTCATGAcctgaaaatcaaagaaagggCCATAGGTTGCTACCACATGCCCAAGGTTGACGCTGAGAGTTTGGCTGACTTCATTTACAACGAAATAAAGGGTACCGGCCTTAACTGGTCAAAGTGTGTTGGACAGTGCTATGACGAGGCCAGTGTAATGAAAGGACACTTTTCAGGAGTACAGGCCCCTCTCCAGGAAAAAGCACCACAAGTGGTGTACACACACTGTCATTCCCATAGACTTAACATTGTCATTGGTGATTGTatgcagaaaatacaaagaatttcatcagtattttcagtttttcaaacagtttacAGTTTCGTCTCCAACAGCAACACTCGATACCATTTGTTCCTCAAAGCCCAGAAAACTGCCAAAGTGCCTGTGCTAACGCTTGAAAGGACAGTAGTGACGCGTTGGTCTTACTGGTATAGATCAGTAGCTAAGATCCTTGGTAGAAATGACTGCATACTCGCAGTTCTGTCAGTAGTTCAAGAATCTTCTGACAGGGAGGCAGCAATAGAAGCTACGAGCCTTAAGAACCAGTTAGAGTCGTTTCCCTTCATATCCAGTTTCCATTTCATTCACGAAGTTCTTGCACTGATAAACCCTCTTTCTGAACAACTACAGGCAGCAGATCTGGTCATCTCAGAAGCTTGCACTTTAatcagtgcaaaaaaaaagcGAACAGCGAAAAATGCGTGA